Proteins encoded by one window of Microcoleus sp. FACHB-68:
- a CDS encoding EAL domain-containing response regulator, whose translation MDSNNESTILIVDDNSTNLKVLFSFLRESGFKVLVAKDGESALEKLKEVSPDIILLDVMMPGIDGFETCYRLKASVATKDIPVIFMTALTERVDKVKGLSLGAVDYITKPFQQEEVLARVQLHLGLRNLTKMLEKQNVLLKQEIEARKEAEAALQTLTAELEERVASQTAELTQALHALQQTQTQLLQREEQLGHDAFHDGLTELPNRAWFMNRLQQAINKAYTHQDYLYAVLFIDLDRFKVVNDSLGHLVGDELLKSVAAKLQASLRQTDAVARFGGDEFVILLENIKDLEEPIRVAERIQKQLRLPLNLNDYEVFTEISIGIIHSTMGYDRPEDVLRDADIAMYYAKAQGRGRYEVFDPAMQTIAMARLQMENDLRRAIALQEFCLYYQPIVALSTGKLSGFEALVRWHQASGVTYPPSEFIPVAEETGLINDLGWWVLQEACRQINIWQQQFPQIFPLTISVNLSAVQLKQPNLLNRIEEILLETGIPRDSLKLEITESCILETLSWEERMLKQLKTLGIQLCIDDFGTGYSSLSRLHEFPIDTLKIDRSFVSRIGPDNSGVEIVQTIVTLARSRGMDIVAEGIETPAQLEKLRELGCELGQGYLFSKPVDTEKATELIGLMIGTQNPDSN comes from the coding sequence ATGGACAGTAACAACGAATCCACCATTTTGATTGTTGACGATAACTCTACTAACCTTAAAGTTCTGTTCAGCTTTTTAAGAGAGTCAGGATTCAAAGTTCTAGTGGCTAAAGATGGGGAAAGCGCTCTTGAAAAGCTAAAAGAAGTTTCGCCAGATATCATATTGTTGGATGTGATGATGCCGGGGATAGATGGTTTTGAAACCTGCTACCGCTTAAAAGCATCGGTGGCAACAAAAGATATCCCTGTAATTTTTATGACAGCGTTAACTGAGCGGGTGGATAAGGTTAAAGGACTATCGCTGGGAGCGGTGGATTATATTACCAAACCCTTTCAGCAAGAGGAAGTCCTTGCTCGTGTGCAGTTACACCTGGGACTACGAAATTTGACGAAGATGTTAGAAAAACAAAATGTGCTTCTTAAGCAGGAAATTGAAGCGCGAAAAGAGGCGGAAGCGGCGTTGCAGACGCTCACTGCTGAGTTAGAAGAACGGGTGGCTTCTCAAACGGCTGAACTCACACAAGCTTTGCACGCTCTCCAGCAAACTCAAACTCAGTTATTGCAGAGAGAAGAACAATTAGGGCATGATGCTTTTCATGATGGGCTAACCGAGTTGCCTAACCGAGCTTGGTTTATGAACCGGCTGCAACAGGCGATCAATAAAGCATATACACATCAAGATTATTTATATGCAGTGCTATTTATTGACTTGGATCGCTTCAAAGTGGTTAATGATAGCCTCGGACACTTGGTAGGCGATGAATTACTAAAAAGTGTTGCCGCAAAACTGCAAGCTTCTCTACGCCAAACAGATGCAGTTGCGCGTTTTGGAGGCGATGAATTTGTTATTTTGCTGGAAAATATTAAAGATTTGGAAGAACCGATTAGGGTGGCTGAACGCATTCAAAAGCAATTAAGACTGCCGTTGAATTTGAACGATTATGAAGTGTTTACCGAGATCAGCATTGGTATCATCCACAGCACAATGGGTTACGATCGCCCAGAAGACGTACTCAGGGATGCGGATATCGCAATGTATTATGCTAAAGCTCAAGGCAGAGGGCGTTACGAAGTTTTTGATCCAGCCATGCAAACGATTGCGATGGCACGCTTGCAGATGGAAAATGACTTGAGAAGGGCAATTGCGCTCCAAGAATTTTGCCTTTATTACCAGCCAATTGTTGCCCTTTCTACGGGGAAACTGAGCGGCTTTGAAGCTTTGGTGCGCTGGCATCAAGCATCGGGCGTTACCTACCCGCCTTCCGAGTTTATTCCTGTGGCTGAAGAAACTGGATTAATTAACGATCTGGGGTGGTGGGTTTTGCAGGAAGCTTGTCGCCAAATCAATATTTGGCAGCAACAGTTTCCCCAAATTTTTCCCTTAACAATTAGTGTGAATCTTTCAGCCGTGCAGCTCAAGCAACCAAACTTGCTAAATCGAATCGAGGAAATTTTGCTGGAGACTGGTATTCCCAGAGACTCACTCAAGCTAGAGATTACCGAAAGTTGCATTCTAGAAACACTATCTTGGGAAGAAAGGATGTTGAAGCAGCTCAAAACTCTTGGCATTCAATTGTGTATTGATGACTTTGGCACCGGCTACTCTTCTTTAAGCCGCTTGCACGAGTTTCCAATTGATACTTTAAAGATTGATCGCTCTTTTGTCAGCCGTATCGGACCAGATAATAGTGGCGTAGAAATTGTTCAGACAATTGTGACGCTAGCTCGTAGTCGAGGGATGGATATTGTGGCAGAAGGTATCGAAACACCGGCACAGCTAGAGAAACTACGCGAGTTGGGGTGCGAGTTGGGGCAAGGATATTTATTTTCTAAGCCGGTAGATACGGAAAAGGCAACCGAACTTATTGGGTTAATGATCGGGACTCAGAACCCAGATTCAAACTAA
- a CDS encoding cache domain-containing protein: protein MGLTGWFSLRNGTIAVNNVTSQLRMEVLGRIKQQLHTYLETPHLVNAISVDAIRRFDLWNPNNMIPMRSYFFWQLQQFPTVNYISFGGERKEYAGADYKDDGTVVIEITDKSTNFINTIIKADKQGNPTEFKEVHIGYDPRIRPWYKTAKAAGKSQWNKIYQYYIQPSLGISASQPFYDKNGTFRGVVSTDLFLSEIGDFLQSLKIGKSGKTFIIERSGLLVASSTSENPFLKSKDGKETLILKAIESSVPLKVESVLGAGSIFYFDLDLPVASQYIESDSMNFSDKISGFRGETYKILLVDDRRENRNVLRNMLEPLGFKIMEACNGQEGLDQAAYFKPDLIITDLVMPVMGLKFCRKRNNKVCKNIFCG, encoded by the coding sequence GTGGGACTGACTGGGTGGTTTTCGCTACGAAATGGAACAATTGCTGTCAACAATGTCACCAGCCAATTGCGAATGGAGGTTCTTGGTCGCATCAAGCAGCAACTTCACACTTACTTAGAAACGCCTCATTTGGTTAATGCCATCAGTGTTGATGCCATTCGTCGCTTCGATCTATGGAATCCAAATAACATGATTCCGATGAGAAGTTACTTTTTCTGGCAACTGCAGCAATTTCCCACCGTAAACTACATTAGTTTCGGAGGAGAACGTAAAGAATATGCGGGTGCCGATTATAAGGATGATGGCACAGTTGTTATTGAAATAACAGATAAATCTACAAATTTTATTAATACAATAATCAAGGCAGATAAGCAGGGCAATCCAACAGAGTTTAAAGAAGTACACATAGGCTATGATCCCCGCATTCGCCCTTGGTATAAGACCGCAAAAGCTGCCGGCAAATCTCAATGGAATAAAATTTATCAATATTATATTCAACCCAGTCTGGGAATCTCCGCTAGCCAGCCATTTTACGACAAAAATGGCACGTTCCGGGGAGTCGTCAGTACCGATTTATTTTTGTCAGAAATTGGTGACTTCCTGCAAAGTTTAAAAATAGGAAAATCAGGAAAAACCTTTATCATAGAAAGGTCGGGGCTGCTAGTGGCTTCTTCCACCTCCGAGAACCCATTTCTCAAAAGCAAGGATGGCAAGGAAACACTGATATTAAAAGCGATTGAAAGCAGTGTCCCCTTAAAAGTCGAGAGTGTTCTTGGTGCCGGCAGCATTTTTTATTTCGACTTAGATTTGCCTGTAGCGTCTCAATATATTGAGTCAGATTCAATGAATTTTTCAGATAAAATAAGCGGCTTTAGAGGAGAAACATATAAAATTTTGCTCGTAGATGATCGGCGTGAGAATCGAAATGTCCTTAGAAATATGCTAGAGCCTCTTGGTTTTAAAATTATGGAAGCGTGTAATGGACAAGAGGGGCTAGATCAGGCTGCTTATTTTAAACCAGATTTAATAATTACAGACTTAGTGATGCCAGTAATGGGCTTAAAATTTTGCAGAAAAAGAAATAATAAAGTTTGTAAAAACATATTTTGTGGATGA